GGCCCGACGAGCAGGGAGCGCACTGATGGGGACGACCACCCGCTATCGGTTCCGCGAGTACACCGTCACCACCGTCGTGGACCCGGTGGCGCTGCCGACCTTCGAGGCCGTCTGCGTCACCGGAGAAGACCAGGACTGCGGAGCCGACTCCGGCCAGATGCACACCCCCGAGGAACTGACCCGCTGGATCGCCGCGCACTGCGCGCAGACCGGACACGATTCTTACGAGCGGACCACCCGCGCCACCCTCCGTGCCGAGCCCGGAGAGTGGAAGTGAGGCCCCCGAGCGCCAACGCCTCACCGAGGTCGGCGCGGGGGGTGCCGCCGAGAGCAAGTGGTCTATACCTCTGACGGCAGTAGCGACGGCAACAACCACGGACACTAGCGCACAGCCACGGACTCCGACGGACCATCAAAACGCCACTGACCTGCGAAGAAGCAGGTAGAGCAGGCCGCCGTGCCACACGTACTATGTTGTGGCGGGCGGCATCCCGATCTTGGTCCACAACTGCAATGGTCCAGAAATTCAGGACCTCGGCGCGATGACTAGCGGAACTCAGCAAAATATCTGGACCATGAGTTCACGCGATAAGGGGCTCGCGTTCGAGGAGGAAATGGGATTCTCAAATCTTCCGGCCAATCATCAGGCATTCGACCAGTTCGAGCCTGACACGGGCAATGCAATTAGCCTCAAGGCTATGGATACGGGGCTTCCCAGCTTTCAGACTAAGGGTCAGCTGTTTCAACGCCTAAAGGGGGCGGTTGACGATGCGGCCAATTATGATGGCGTTGGTCCGTATGCATTCACTGATCCGGGAAATATTGGAAGCCGATCTGTCTATGTAATCTTCAGATCTGGCACGCTAAATGAGATGCTCCTAGAGCAGATGTCCAGAGCGGTAGACTATGCCCAAGGTCGAGGGGTTAACCTCTTCTTCGGGCAGTCGAGTGGATAGTTCGGTGAGAGGAGTGGGGCATGGGGTATGACTTCCATATCACGCGAGCTGAGCTCTGGACGGAGAGCGAGCAGCAGCCAGTCACCCGAGAGGAGTGGGAGGCCCTCGCTGAGGGGAGCGCAAAGCTGGAGCGTCAGGGTTTTGTCCGGTGGGCAGATATTGGTGTTCAGTCCGTCTATGGAATCTCAAGCTCATCGGCATCCTTTTCGTGGAGACATGGGCGTGTCGTTGTGACTGGGCACATGGACGACGCCGACTGGGCTCTGGCGGAGTCGATTGCTATTTCCTTGGGGGCCAGGCTCGTTGGAGATGATGAGTAGTCCGGAGTTGTTTGCCTGAATCACGGCGGCCCCTGCCCTTGCCGAATACCTCATCCAGGCTGGTCAGGCCGCGTGTTGGTACTGATCTTTAGTGAGGTGCTTGACGATCTGTCAGGGCTGGCATAAGTCAGGTATGGGTACTTCGAGGTCGGCCCGGATGGGGCCGGTTGATCTTGAGCGGCGGCAGATGCTGGCTGCCGAGCTGTTCGAACAGGGTGTGAAGCAGGCGGAGATCGGTCGGTTGCTGGGGGTGTCCCGGCAGGGGGTCGGGCAGTGGCATGCCGCCTGGGTGGCAGGTGGTGTGGACGCACTGGTGGGGCATGTCGGCCGGGCGGCCGCGTATCTGACGCTGGAGCAGGAGGAGGCATTGCTGGCTGAGTTGAAGAGAGGGGCGCAGGCGTTCGGCTGGGAGGACCAGCGGTGGACGTTGGCGCGGATCGCCCGGGTGATCGAGGAGCAATTCGGGCCGCGGTACTCGTTGCCGGGGGTGCAGGGGCATTGCATGATCGCGAACTGGCCCGTTTTGTCGGGCTTGGTCGTGACGTGACGTCATGAGTGGCTGGCGGATGGGGCCCTGGAGAGCAGAACAGGCACGGCGCCGGTGATCATGTGGTTGTCGAGACCCATGAGAACCGAGCGAGACCGTGCCTGCCCGAACATCATCTCCTATCCCCGCGCCGCTGGAGCCACTGGCCCACGCTGCCGTCGTTCTCAGCCATGACGAGGTCGTTGACCTGCGCCGATTCCTGGAGCGCGTGCCCGATCCGCGCGGCCTGCGCGGCCGGCGCTACCCCGCAGTCGCACTGCTGACCGCGGCAGCCGCGGCGGTGCTGGCCGGTGCACGGTCGCTGGCCGCCGTCGGCGAGTGGCTCGCCGACGCCCCACAGCAGGTGCGCGCGGCCCTCGGCCTACTGCCGGACCCGCTCACCGCATGGAACCAGGCGCCCCACGCCGGTACCGTGCGGCGCCTGCTCCACCGCGTCGACGCCGATGCCCTGGACGCCGCGATCAGCGCCTACCTGCAAGCGCGCCAGAGCGCCCGGCACCCGCGAGCGCCTGGCCGACGGGTGATCGCAGTGGACGGCAAGACCGTACGCGGCTCGCGCACCTCGACAGCCACCGCGGTCCAACTACTGGCCGCGATGGAGCACCACGGCGTGGTCCTGGCCCAGCGCCAGATCAGCTCCAAGAGCAACGAGATCCCCGCCTTCGCCCCGCTACTGGAGGAACTCGACCTCACCAACGCCGTGCTGACCACCGACGCACTACATACCCAGCACGGCCACGGCCGCTACCTGATGCGCCGCGGCGCGCACTACCTGGCCATCGTCAAGAAGAACCATCCCGGACTATACGCGCAGGTCAAAGACCTGCCATGGCGAGAGATACCGCTGGAGCACCGCACCCGCGACCGCGCCCACCACCGCGAGGAGATCCGCCGGCTGAAGGTCGCCGCCTACAGCGACATCGACTACCCCGGCGCCCGCCAGGCCATCCAGGTCGTGCGCTGGCGCCGCGACCTGGGCACCGGCAAACTCACCATCGAGCGCGTCTACCTGATCACGAGCCTGGACGTCTTCGACGCCACCCCGGCCGAACTCGCCACCTGGATCAGAGGGCACTGGGGCATCGAAAACCTCCTGCACCACGTGCGCGACCGGTGCCCTTGCCGAATACCTCATCCAGGCTGGTCAGGCCGCGTGTTGGTACTCGTGGAGTATGCCGCCGAGTCGTGCTCGTCGTCGTATGTCCAGATGGGCGATTCGGCCCGGGTCTTCGATCGGAGCGGGCAGTGCGTGGAGTGGCCGGGCGTTGGCGATGCCCTGGTGTGGCCGGTGCGCGTTGTAGAACGTCTCGAACTCGCGCAGGGCGTGCAGGAGGTGGCGCTGGTCCCAGATCAGTGTGCGGTCCAGCAGTTCTCGTCTGCAGGTCTGGACCCAGCGCTCCGTGATCGAGTTCATGCGCGGTATGCGGACGCCGCTGAGCACGACTTCGATTCCCGCGTCCTTGAGCACGTCGTCGAACAGCTGGGGG
The Streptacidiphilus albus JL83 genome window above contains:
- a CDS encoding DUF7848 domain-containing protein, encoding MGTTTRYRFREYTVTTVVDPVALPTFEAVCVTGEDQDCGADSGQMHTPEELTRWIAAHCAQTGHDSYERTTRATLRAEPGEWK
- a CDS encoding endonuclease toxin domain-containing protein, whose product is MAGGIPILVHNCNGPEIQDLGAMTSGTQQNIWTMSSRDKGLAFEEEMGFSNLPANHQAFDQFEPDTGNAISLKAMDTGLPSFQTKGQLFQRLKGAVDDAANYDGVGPYAFTDPGNIGSRSVYVIFRSGTLNEMLLEQMSRAVDYAQGRGVNLFFGQSSG
- a CDS encoding helix-turn-helix domain-containing protein; translation: MGPVDLERRQMLAAELFEQGVKQAEIGRLLGVSRQGVGQWHAAWVAGGVDALVGHVGRAAAYLTLEQEEALLAELKRGAQAFGWEDQRWTLARIARVIEEQFGPRYSLPGVQGHCMIANWPVLSGLVVT